The Deltaproteobacteria bacterium CG2_30_66_27 genomic sequence CCGGTTCTCCTTCCCAAGATCGTCGACGTCGTCTCCGAGGCGCGGGGCGAAGGTACCCGGGTTGCCCTCGGGATGGACATCCGGGGGAAGGAGTTTCTCCCGGACCTCTCCCGGGTGATCGGCGAACTTCGGGGGGGGGGAAGCTCGGTCCACGTTCTCTTCCTCAACGCGGCGGACGAGGCGCTCCTCCGGAGGTTCAGCGAAACGCGGCGGAAGCACCCCCTCGCGGCCAGGGGCGGCGCCATGGGCGCGATCCGGAAGGAGCGAAGGATCCTCTCGTCGCTGCGGGAAATGGCCGACGTCGTCATCGACACATCACAGGTCAACGTCCACCAGCTTCGTGACCTCCTTGTGCGGCGGTTCCGCCGCGAGGGGGCGGGCGGTCTGAAGGTGAGCGTCATCTCCTTCGGTTATCGGTACGGAATCCCCGTCGAGGCCGACATGGTGGTCGACGTCCGGTTCCTCGCCAACCCGAACTTCGTTCCGGCCCTCAAGCGGTTTACCGGACTCGACCGGGGGGTCCGCGACTATGTCCTGGAGGCCCGCACGACGAAGAGGTTTCTGCGACGCCTGTCGGATCTGTTGCTTTTCCTCCTCCCCCTCTATAGAAAGGAAGGGAAGGCGTACTTCACGCTGGGCGTCGGCTGCACCGGGGGCAGGCATCGGTCCGTCGCCGTCGCGGAGGCGCTCGGCAATATTCTCGGGAAGGGGAAGGAAGCGGCCGCCGTGGTCCACCGCGACCTGTCGCGCTCCTCCCTGCCCGGCAAGGGGATGAGATGATCGGAGCGGTCGTCGTCTCCCACGGCGCTCTCGCCACGGAACTGGTGCGCGCCGCCGGGATCATCGTCGGAAAGATCGAGGGGATCGTCGCCGTCGACATTTCCCCCGACATGAGCGTCGAGGCGATCCACGACGCGGTGGAGGGGGCCGTCCGCACGGTCGAGGACGGGGACGGCGTGCTGCTGCTCACCGACATGTTCGGCGGAACGCCCTCCAACATCGGCCTGTCGTTCCTCGGCACGCACCGCGTGGAAGTCCTGACCGGGGTGAACCTGCCGATGATGGTCAAGTTCCCCATCGCCCGGGAAACGATGCCGCTCGACGAACTCGCGCGCCGGCTGCAGGAGTGCGGCCAGCGGAGCATCACGATCCCGGGAGACATGCTGAAGAAAAAGGCCGAAAAGAAGCAGGAGAAGTAGCGAGATGCCCCTCGTGCTCGCCCGCATCGACTGCCGGCTGATCCATGGGCAGGTGGTGGAGACGTGGGTGCCGCACACGGCGGCCGATTCCCTGATCGTCGCCAACGACGACCTGGCCGGGAACACGTTTCTGCGCTCCGTGATGGAGCTGGCGGTTCCCCCCGCGGTCCGCGTCCGTTTCTGCCGTCTCGACGAGGCGATCCGCGTCCTCGCCGAGGCCGACCGGAACGGGGAGCGCTCCATCCTGCTGGTCGCCAGCGCGGCGGACGCGGTCAATCTCCGGAAGGCGGGGGCGGCGTTCGACTTGCTGAA encodes the following:
- a CDS encoding RNase adaptor protein RapZ, producing MVVVTGLSGAGKSTAIKVFEDLGYYCVDNLPPVLLPKIVDVVSEARGEGTRVALGMDIRGKEFLPDLSRVIGELRGGGSSVHVLFLNAADEALLRRFSETRRKHPLAARGGAMGAIRKERRILSSLREMADVVIDTSQVNVHQLRDLLVRRFRREGAGGLKVSVISFGYRYGIPVEADMVVDVRFLANPNFVPALKRFTGLDRGVRDYVLEARTTKRFLRRLSDLLLFLLPLYRKEGKAYFTLGVGCTGGRHRSVAVAEALGNILGKGKEAAAVVHRDLSRSSLPGKGMR